From Brassica oleracea var. oleracea cultivar TO1000 chromosome C3, BOL, whole genome shotgun sequence, a single genomic window includes:
- the LOC106334725 gene encoding purple acid phosphatase 10-like isoform X1, whose protein sequence is MKMGRFEGFYLSVVLNSFLLFCHGGTTSRYVRRLEATADMPLDSDVFCVPPGCNAPQQYDTKYYYMVGVGQTERTFWFLTPPKPGPDVPYTVGLIGELGQSFDSNITLTHYENNPLKGQTILFVGDFSYADTYPNHDNNRWDIWGRFVERSTAYQPWIWTVGNHELDFAPQTGETKPFQPFKHRYRTPHRSSGSTEPFWYSIKRGPAYIIVLASYSAYGKYTPQYMWLEQEFPKVNKTETPWLIVLMHSTWYNSYDYHYMEGETMRAMYELWFIKNKVDVIFAGHVHGERSECISNIAYNLVNGICSPVKDLSAPVYITIGDGGNLEGLATIMTEPQPKYSAFRDASFGHAISSIKNRTHTYYGWHRNQDGCAVDGDTMWFFNRFWHPIDDSPDDDS, encoded by the exons ATGAAAATGGGTCGTTTCGAAGGATTTTATCTTAGTGTTGTTCTGAACAGCTTCTTGTTGTTCTGTCATGGTGGCACAACAAGTAGATATGTCAGGAGGTTAGAGGCAACGGCTGATATGCCACTCGATAGTGATGTATTTTGTGTTCCTCCTGGTTGCAATGCACCTCAACAG TATGACACCAAGTACTACTATATGGTAGGTGTGGGACAAACCGAACGCACGTTCTGGTTCCTCACTCCTCCTAAACCTGGTCCTGACGTTCCCTACACGGTTGGTCTTATTG GGGAACTTGGGCAGAGTTTTGATTCTAACATAACCTTAACACATTATGAGAATAACCCATTGAAAGGTCAAACAATTTTGTTTGTTGGGGATTTCTCATACGCTGACACATACCCGAACCATGACAATAATAGATGGGACATTTGGGGAAGATTTGTTGAAAGAAGCACAGCATATCAGCCCTGGATTTGGACCGTAGGAAACCATGAACTTGATTTTGCCCCCCAGACT GGAGAAACCAAACCATTTCAGCCATTCAAGCATAGGTACCGTACTCCTCACCGATCATCAGGCAGCACAGAACCATTCTGGTACTCTATAAAGAGAGGTCCAGCTTACATAATCGTGCTGGCTTCATATTCAGCATACG GTAAATACACGCCGCAGTACATGTGGCTTGAACAAGAATTCCCAAAGGTTAACAAAACAGAAACGCCATGGTTGATTGTTCTGATGCATTCAACGTGGTACAACAGCTACGATTACCATTACATGGAAGGAGAAACCATGAGAGCGATGTATGAGCTATGGTTCATCAAGAACAAAGTAGATGTTATTTTTGCGGGTCACGTCCATGGCGAAAGATCA GAATGTATATCCAACATTGCGTACAATTTGGTTAATGGAATTTGCAGTCCAGTGAAAGATCTATCTGCTCCTGTATATATCACCATTGGTGATGGAGGCAATCTTGAAGGATTGGCTACCAT AATGACTGAGCCTCAGCCTAAGTACTCTGCCTTCAGAGACGCGAGCTTCGGACATGCTATATCCTCAATAAAGAACAGGACGCACACTTACTATGGTTGGCACAGGAACCAGGATGGCTGCGCTGTGGATGGTGACACCATGTGGTTCTTTAATAGATTTTGGCATCCCATTGATGACTCTCCTGATGATGATTCTTGA